Proteins encoded together in one Chitinophaga sp. LS1 window:
- a CDS encoding YdeI/OmpD-associated family protein, with the protein MMWEKETEKLRKIIHDCGLNEAIKWGKPCFDYEGKNIVIIQGFKDYCAVLFFKGALLTDPDGILVKTGENTQVGRQARFTNVKEITQVAAILKACIYEAIEVEKAGLKVDTKKTPVNIPEELQQQFEKQPKFKKAFEALTPGRQKAYVFFFSGAKQSKTREARIEKYIPQILAGKGMND; encoded by the coding sequence ATGATGTGGGAGAAAGAAACTGAAAAACTAAGAAAGATCATACATGATTGTGGCCTTAATGAAGCCATTAAATGGGGTAAGCCCTGCTTTGATTACGAAGGTAAAAACATAGTGATCATACAGGGATTTAAAGACTATTGCGCCGTTCTTTTTTTCAAGGGTGCATTGCTTACCGATCCTGATGGAATACTCGTCAAAACCGGCGAGAATACACAGGTAGGCCGTCAGGCACGATTTACGAATGTGAAAGAGATCACGCAGGTGGCAGCTATTCTAAAGGCTTGTATTTACGAAGCTATAGAAGTGGAGAAAGCAGGGTTGAAAGTGGATACAAAGAAGACGCCGGTTAATATTCCTGAAGAGCTGCAACAACAATTCGAAAAACAACCGAAATTTAAAAAAGCATTTGAGGCACTCACTCCCGGCAGACAAAAGGCATATGTGTTTTTCTTTTCAGGGGCTAAACAATCTAAAACGAGGGAGGCAAGGATAGAGAAATACATTCCGCAGATTCTGGCGGGCAAAGGGATGAATGATTAA